In Cumulibacter soli, the genomic window GGACGCCCATCAACGAGAGCGCATCAATATCACGCTGGATCGTGCGGCTGGTGACCTCGAGTCGCGCAGCGAGGTCGGCCGCACTCAGGCGGACATGTCGGCGCAGTAAGTCGACGATCGACAACAAGCGGTCCGCGCGCATAACTCATACTCTGCCATTCATATACGACAGAGGATGTCGTATATGAGCTGCGATTCTGGCATCACGACGGCGAACGTCGTCACACGCCACGAGGAGGAATCATGAACGCACCGGACCTTCGCCCACACGTCACGCGCGCCCAGGAGTGGATCGCTACCCTGATCGACGGCGTCACGCCCGCAGATCTCGACTTGCCCACGCCGTGTGCGGACTTCAACGTGCGTGATCTTCTGCAGCATCTGTTCGCTGTCGAGAAGCGCGTCGAGTCCGTCGGCTTGATCGGCACTATCGCGGATGTACCTACCTCATTGCCGCTTCCTTCGGGCGATCTTGGCGCCGGATTCCGGATTGCGGCTGCAGCGGCGATCGCGCCCTGGGACGACGACAGACTCACCTCGATTGTGACGGTGCCATTCGGAACACTGCCGGGAGCCGCCGCGCTCGGCGCCTACCTGAGCGAGC contains:
- a CDS encoding TIGR03086 family metal-binding protein codes for the protein MNAPDLRPHVTRAQEWIATLIDGVTPADLDLPTPCADFNVRDLLQHLFAVEKRVESVGLIGTIADVPTSLPLPSGDLGAGFRIAAAAAIAPWDDDRLTSIVTVPFGTLPGAAALGAYLSEHIVHGWDLAVATGQPSETDEDIATIALQAMTNALPAEPRGGDIPFDAPVEPAADAGPTEQLANWTGRSRAVSGRVKNRAAGA